A single genomic interval of Megalobrama amblycephala isolate DHTTF-2021 linkage group LG17, ASM1881202v1, whole genome shotgun sequence harbors:
- the dnajb6a gene encoding dnaJ homolog subfamily B member 6a isoform X2: MDDDYYLVLGVQKNASPDDIKKAYRKLALRWHPDKNPDNKEEAEKKFKELSEAYEVLSDANKRNLYDRYGKEGLTPGGGGGRGHYNGDHFGFTFRNPEDVFREFFGGQDPFADFFGGDPFGNDFFGASRRHHHHHHQHQRGMSRSRTGGSFFGGFGGFPPFGAGFSSFDAGFTPFGHMAVGGGFTSFSSTSFGGGGGGGGGGGGGGGMGSFRSVSTSTKFINGRKITTKRIVENGQERVEVEEDGQLKSLTINGKEQLLRLEHK; this comes from the exons ATGGATGATGACTATTACCTGGTTCTAGGAGTGCAGAAAAATGCATCTCCAGATGACATCAAAAAAGC TTACAGGAAACTAGCTCTGAGGTGGCACCCAGATAAGAACCCAGATAATAAGGAGGAGGCAGAGAAGAAGTTTAAGGAGCTTTCAGAGGCGTATGAAGTCCTGTCTGATG CAAACAAGAGGAACTTATACGATCGGTATGGAAAAGAAGGCTTAACACCAGGTGGAG gaggaggaagagggcaCTATAATGGCGACCACTTTGGATTCACATTCCGCAATCCAGAGGATGTCTTCAGGGAATTCTTTGGTGGACAAGATCCATTTGCAGACTTCTTTG gtGGAGATCCATTTGGCAATGACTTCTTTGGTGCCAGTCGGCggcaccaccaccaccaccaccagcacCAGCGGGGCATGAGCAGGAGCCGGACAGGAGGGTCCTTCTTTGGGGGCTTTGGAGGATTCCCACCTTTTGGGGCAGGGTTTTCATCTTTTGATGCAG GTTTCACGCCTTTTGGGCATATGGCAGTCGGAGGTGGTTTTACTTCCTTCTCTTCAACTTCATTTGGTGGAGGCGGGGGCGGAGGTGGAGGTGGAGGCGGAGGCGGAGGCATGGGCAGCTTCCGCTCTGTGTCAACCTCCACTAAATTCATCAATGGGAGGAAAATCACTACAAAAAG AATTGTCGAGAATGGACAGGAACGGGTAGAAGTGGAAGAAGATGGACAGTTAAAATCTCTAACCATAAATGGTAAGGAACAGCTCCTGCGATTGGAACACAAGTAA